A genomic stretch from Corynebacterium terpenotabidum Y-11 includes:
- a CDS encoding translation initiation factor IF-2 N-terminal domain-containing protein, with translation MAKTSQELAVAAAGITTENMGEKVRVHALAKTLGIASAEMVEVLNGQGIEGKRATSTLPKAQVAEVLDAIRTAGAPAEPEKPVKKAPAKKRAAAKKAEPKKAEPKKASATKTAAKKAPAKKKATGKATASATPEAPAVETTASEDAVVADGPRIDATVEQAAPKKTAAKKAEPKKTAAKKAAPKKTAAKKTAPTEDAPAEITPAVELITEEQTEQPVAKSTSRRRRGRKASGQTSGQASGQTSGQTTEQPAPQPELTAVADTTDKAGTTEQAEVTVDALIDRIVESVETPAPVDAPADAPADAPVAAATAVADDAPRKVRRRVVRRVGSRSAASDAELLRTRKEEQRRVAEAAEAADATAAAAATAAAEPTGSARGAADDITSDAASSTDTTDGQNESRSRRRGRRGRGRGRGDQDQSLRAEGQDAPSDAAVSDIAASTPENRETPAPAAPAEPAPAPAGLPVLTEGAELVDEPVKLKGSTRLESKRRWRQEQGNEKRKVISKAEFLARRENVHRAMVVRDSERSDHPGTTTQVGITEDGMLVEHFVTSETQSSIIGNIYLGRVQNVLSSMEAAFIDIGTGRNAVLYAGEVDWKSKHLHTRTRRIEAALKPGDQVLVQAIKDPLGHKGARLTNRLSFAGRYLVYVPGGRTQGISRKLPEAERKRLKEILGRVVPENGGTIIRTAAEGVDEDLIAEDVQRLHQRWLDIQTAEDKARERSGSHPVTMYEEPNMLVKVIRDIFNEDFDELVVDGGKSWSVVRDYVHRMAPDLESRVVRYRPEEHGGADVFADRQLDEQLAKALSRKVWLPSGGYLIIDRTEAMTVIDVNTGSFVGSGGNLEETVTLNNLEAAEEIVRQMRLRDMGGMIVVDFIDMVLPENRDLMLRRLSEFLGRDRTRHKVSEVTSLGLVQMTRKRLGTGLLETFSTECPTCGGRGVIIHDDPVEHVEDEDDHRNHQHDQQGGSERRDHGNRAEKRQARQQQETRRRHEQAREIDRQAATAAAAVAEDPEQSGDAATAPDAGAGAQGGSSATVKGRTRRSRRGSRAGAGQQSAERRQAPDQALDQAPDRATQQVSAPTDRAETSIAQQSAPGQGTPEQAGEPGARRGRRRVVRRVEQPATEDHAGASAGASAGDVAAIAAQAVARAGAEDPDEPSGADYVADEPQVEKVVASAPESAPESATDRRGRRRVRRVVRPAAQRAEATTTDSGRADAPTEVPAEAPAEVPSEAPSVPSPQSYAEAKAEFDASPRRRRQTRGRSRSDVAPVPEDFTGKDAAPVAAPVAAVTTAAEPVARAQKPANTPVTGADSAPRRGRRKVVRSAR, from the coding sequence GTGGCTAAGACCAGCCAGGAACTCGCGGTAGCAGCCGCGGGAATCACAACCGAAAACATGGGGGAGAAGGTCCGCGTTCATGCGCTGGCCAAGACCCTGGGCATCGCCAGCGCCGAGATGGTCGAGGTGCTGAACGGACAGGGGATCGAGGGCAAACGCGCCACGTCGACTCTGCCGAAGGCACAGGTCGCGGAGGTTCTTGACGCCATCCGTACCGCCGGCGCCCCCGCTGAGCCGGAGAAGCCGGTGAAGAAGGCCCCCGCGAAGAAGCGCGCAGCAGCGAAGAAGGCCGAGCCGAAGAAGGCTGAGCCGAAGAAGGCGTCGGCTACGAAGACCGCGGCGAAGAAGGCTCCCGCGAAGAAGAAGGCGACCGGGAAGGCCACCGCATCGGCGACTCCGGAGGCTCCGGCGGTTGAGACGACTGCCTCGGAGGACGCCGTGGTGGCGGATGGTCCCCGGATCGACGCGACTGTCGAGCAGGCTGCGCCGAAGAAGACCGCGGCGAAGAAGGCCGAGCCGAAGAAAACTGCAGCGAAGAAGGCTGCGCCGAAGAAAACTGCGGCGAAGAAGACTGCGCCGACGGAGGACGCCCCGGCGGAGATCACCCCGGCCGTTGAGCTGATCACCGAGGAACAGACGGAGCAGCCGGTGGCGAAGAGCACGTCGCGGCGTCGTCGTGGTCGCAAGGCCAGCGGACAGACCAGTGGTCAAGCCAGCGGGCAGACCAGCGGGCAGACCACAGAGCAGCCTGCACCGCAGCCGGAGCTCACAGCAGTGGCTGATACGACGGACAAGGCCGGTACCACTGAACAAGCAGAAGTGACGGTCGATGCCCTCATCGACCGCATCGTCGAGTCCGTCGAGACTCCGGCTCCGGTCGATGCGCCAGCAGATGCTCCCGCCGATGCTCCGGTGGCAGCCGCTACCGCCGTCGCCGACGATGCCCCGCGCAAGGTCCGCCGTCGAGTGGTCCGTCGGGTCGGTTCCCGGTCCGCCGCATCCGACGCGGAACTGCTGCGTACCCGCAAAGAGGAGCAGCGTCGCGTGGCTGAAGCAGCTGAAGCAGCTGACGCCACCGCAGCCGCCGCAGCCACCGCAGCGGCGGAACCCACCGGATCCGCCCGTGGCGCAGCCGACGACATCACCTCCGACGCCGCGTCCTCCACCGACACCACCGACGGTCAGAACGAGTCCCGGTCCCGTCGCCGTGGTCGCCGTGGCCGTGGCCGCGGCCGTGGTGACCAGGACCAGAGCCTCCGCGCCGAGGGGCAGGACGCACCATCTGACGCCGCCGTCTCTGACATCGCAGCGTCCACCCCGGAGAACAGGGAAACCCCGGCACCGGCGGCACCGGCGGAACCCGCCCCCGCCCCCGCTGGTCTTCCCGTCCTTACCGAGGGAGCCGAGCTCGTCGACGAGCCGGTGAAGCTCAAGGGCTCGACCCGCCTCGAGTCGAAGCGACGGTGGCGTCAGGAACAGGGCAACGAGAAGCGCAAGGTCATCAGCAAGGCCGAGTTCCTCGCCCGTCGGGAAAACGTCCACCGGGCGATGGTCGTCCGTGATTCCGAGCGTTCCGACCACCCGGGCACCACCACCCAGGTCGGTATCACCGAGGACGGGATGCTCGTCGAGCATTTCGTCACCAGCGAGACGCAGTCCTCGATCATCGGCAATATCTACCTCGGTCGCGTCCAGAACGTGCTGTCCAGCATGGAGGCCGCGTTCATTGACATCGGCACCGGACGCAACGCCGTCCTCTACGCCGGTGAGGTCGACTGGAAGTCGAAGCACCTCCACACCCGCACCCGTCGCATCGAGGCCGCCCTCAAGCCTGGCGACCAGGTGCTGGTCCAGGCCATCAAGGACCCGCTGGGTCACAAGGGTGCCCGGCTGACCAACCGACTCAGCTTCGCCGGCCGCTACCTCGTGTACGTCCCCGGCGGAAGGACGCAGGGCATCTCCCGGAAGCTGCCGGAGGCCGAGCGTAAGCGTCTCAAGGAGATTCTCGGCCGTGTTGTCCCGGAGAACGGCGGGACGATCATCCGCACCGCCGCCGAGGGAGTCGACGAGGATCTCATCGCCGAGGACGTCCAGCGGTTGCACCAGCGGTGGCTCGACATCCAGACCGCCGAGGATAAGGCTCGGGAGCGTTCAGGTTCCCACCCGGTCACCATGTACGAAGAGCCGAACATGCTGGTCAAGGTGATCCGCGATATCTTCAACGAGGACTTCGACGAACTCGTCGTTGACGGTGGGAAGTCCTGGTCCGTGGTGCGTGACTACGTCCACCGGATGGCCCCCGACCTGGAGTCCCGCGTGGTGCGGTACCGCCCGGAGGAGCACGGTGGCGCGGATGTCTTCGCCGACCGCCAGCTCGACGAACAGCTCGCCAAGGCGCTGAGCCGGAAGGTGTGGCTGCCGTCCGGCGGGTACCTCATCATTGACCGCACCGAGGCAATGACTGTCATTGACGTCAACACCGGGAGCTTCGTCGGTTCCGGCGGCAACCTGGAGGAGACGGTCACCCTCAACAACCTGGAGGCCGCCGAGGAGATCGTCCGGCAGATGCGTCTGCGGGACATGGGCGGCATGATCGTCGTCGACTTTATCGACATGGTCCTGCCGGAGAACCGCGACCTCATGCTGCGACGGCTGAGTGAATTCCTCGGCCGGGACCGGACCCGTCACAAGGTGTCCGAGGTGACCAGCCTGGGTCTGGTGCAGATGACGCGGAAGCGTCTCGGTACCGGCCTGTTGGAGACGTTCTCCACCGAGTGTCCGACCTGCGGCGGCCGTGGTGTGATCATCCACGATGATCCGGTCGAGCATGTCGAGGACGAGGACGACCACCGGAATCACCAGCATGATCAGCAGGGCGGTTCGGAGCGTCGTGACCATGGCAACCGGGCGGAGAAGCGTCAGGCCCGGCAGCAGCAGGAGACGCGGCGTCGTCATGAGCAGGCGCGCGAGATCGACCGGCAGGCTGCGACGGCCGCCGCTGCGGTTGCGGAGGATCCGGAGCAGTCCGGGGACGCTGCGACGGCTCCGGATGCGGGCGCCGGAGCGCAGGGCGGGAGCTCGGCGACGGTGAAGGGTCGGACGCGTCGGTCGCGGCGTGGGTCTCGTGCCGGTGCCGGTCAGCAGTCCGCTGAACGGCGTCAGGCCCCGGATCAGGCCCTGGATCAGGCTCCGGATCGGGCCACGCAGCAGGTGTCTGCGCCGACGGACCGGGCGGAGACCTCCATTGCACAGCAGTCTGCCCCGGGGCAGGGCACCCCGGAGCAGGCCGGTGAGCCAGGGGCCCGTCGTGGTCGGCGTCGCGTCGTCCGGCGGGTCGAGCAACCCGCGACCGAGGATCACGCCGGTGCCAGTGCCGGTGCCAGTGCCGGTGATGTTGCCGCGATTGCCGCGCAGGCGGTGGCCCGGGCCGGTGCGGAGGATCCCGACGAGCCCAGCGGTGCTGATTACGTCGCCGATGAGCCGCAGGTCGAGAAGGTTGTCGCCTCCGCGCCGGAGTCGGCGCCGGAGTCGGCGACGGACCGTCGTGGCCGCCGTCGGGTCCGCCGGGTCGTCCGGCCGGCTGCGCAGCGGGCAGAGGCGACCACGACCGACAGTGGTCGGGCGGACGCTCCGACGGAAGTTCCGGCAGAGGCTCCGGCGGAAGTTCCGTCGGAGGCCCCGAGCGTCCCGTCGCCGCAGAGCTACGCTGAGGCCAAGGCAGAGTTCGATGCGTCCCCGCGTCGTCGGCGGCAGACCCGTGGCCGGTCCCGGTCCGATGTCGCTCCGGTGCCGGAGGACTTCACCGGGAAGGACGCCGCCCCGGTTGCCGCCCCGGTTGCTGCAGTGACCACCGCAGCGGAGCCCGTCGCCCGGGCGCAGAAGCCCGCGAACACCCCGGTGACCGGTGCGGACAGTGCGCCGCGCCGGGGCCGCCGGAAAGTTGTCCGCAGCGCCCGTTAA
- the rplU gene encoding 50S ribosomal protein L21: MYAIVKTGGKQYKVAEGDLVKVEKIEGESGAAVALTPVLLVDGADITSGDALAGKTVDAEIVEQTKGPKINGMHYRNKTGYKRRYGHRQKLTILKVTGIK; this comes from the coding sequence ATGTACGCGATCGTCAAGACCGGCGGCAAGCAGTACAAGGTTGCCGAAGGTGACCTCGTCAAGGTCGAGAAGATCGAGGGTGAGTCCGGCGCTGCCGTGGCTCTCACCCCGGTTCTCCTCGTCGATGGCGCTGACATCACCTCCGGTGACGCCCTCGCGGGCAAGACCGTGGACGCCGAGATCGTCGAGCAGACCAAGGGTCCGAAGATCAACGGTATGCACTACCGGAACAAGACCGGTTACAAGCGCCGCTACGGTCACCGTCAGAAGCTGACCATCCTCAAGGTCACGGGCATCAAGTAA
- the rpmA gene encoding 50S ribosomal protein L27, whose protein sequence is MAHKKGAASSSNGRDSESKRLGVKRFGGQQVKAGEILIRQRGTSFHPGENVGRGSDDTLFALKAGAVQFSTRRNRRLVNIVENETAEA, encoded by the coding sequence ATGGCACACAAGAAGGGTGCTGCTAGCTCCAGCAACGGTCGCGATTCCGAGTCCAAGCGTCTCGGTGTCAAGCGGTTCGGTGGTCAGCAGGTCAAGGCCGGCGAGATCCTGATCCGTCAGCGCGGCACGTCGTTCCACCCGGGTGAGAACGTCGGCCGTGGTAGCGACGACACCCTGTTCGCCCTCAAGGCCGGCGCCGTGCAGTTCAGCACCCGCCGTAACCGTCGTCTGGTGAACATCGTCGAGAACGAGACCGCCGAGGCCTAG
- a CDS encoding ABC transporter substrate-binding protein codes for MNRPVTRRAFLGGSVGVAALTLLAACSGGEDADSADTSTSSSTEGDEQPTRIVALNTGHLDHLLLLGIVPVGLGVATSANGDPSGIPDYIYDRFGDAFDLDAIELVGLRSEPDVEKIATLEPDLILSNDRADEALLTQLRAITTVVTTNGGSELWKDDLGILADAVGKREEADDLLAAYEKNASDWADERGNAAVVSLVRGRNEEYILTGPSSLSGSVVEDAGLTRPEGQQFTDTANHDLSVENTDQLDADYLFYSFDGGAESLTDSASWRNLEVVKDGNAYAVDMDAWFLNASLVAAEYILDDLKDRIGS; via the coding sequence ATGAACCGCCCCGTCACCCGTCGCGCCTTCCTCGGCGGCTCCGTCGGTGTCGCGGCCCTGACCCTCCTGGCCGCCTGCTCTGGCGGCGAGGACGCAGACAGCGCCGACACCTCCACGTCATCGTCCACCGAGGGTGACGAACAGCCCACCCGCATCGTCGCGCTGAACACCGGGCACCTCGACCACCTGCTGCTCCTCGGCATCGTGCCGGTCGGCCTCGGTGTCGCCACGTCAGCCAACGGCGACCCCAGTGGTATCCCCGACTACATCTACGACCGCTTCGGCGACGCCTTCGATCTGGACGCCATCGAGTTGGTCGGCCTGCGCTCCGAACCAGACGTTGAGAAGATCGCCACCCTCGAGCCGGACCTCATCCTCTCCAACGACCGCGCTGATGAGGCCCTGCTCACCCAACTCCGCGCCATCACGACGGTCGTCACCACTAACGGTGGCTCCGAGCTGTGGAAGGACGACCTCGGGATCCTCGCCGACGCGGTCGGCAAACGTGAGGAGGCCGACGACCTGCTCGCCGCCTACGAGAAGAACGCCTCCGACTGGGCGGACGAGCGGGGCAATGCTGCTGTCGTCTCCCTGGTCCGGGGCCGCAACGAGGAGTACATCCTCACCGGACCCAGCTCCCTGTCCGGCAGTGTGGTCGAGGACGCCGGCCTGACGCGTCCGGAAGGACAACAGTTCACCGATACCGCCAACCACGACCTGTCCGTGGAGAACACCGACCAGTTGGACGCCGACTACCTCTTCTACTCCTTCGACGGCGGTGCGGAGTCGCTGACGGACTCGGCGTCCTGGCGCAACCTGGAGGTCGTCAAGGACGGCAACGCCTACGCCGTCGACATGGACGCCTGGTTCCTCAACGCCTCCCTCGTCGCCGCGGAGTACATCCTCGACGACCTGAAGGACAGGATCGGCAGCTGA